A region of Natribaculum luteum DNA encodes the following proteins:
- a CDS encoding Mrp/NBP35 family ATP-binding protein: MDEAAVRDRLRTVEDPDLGDDIVSLGLVNDISVDDGDVTIDLALGAPYSPTETAIAGEVRDALAEDGIEPELSATIPDRDDAPAEESVLPNVKNVIAVASGKGGVGKSTVAVNLAAGLSQLGARVGLFDADVYGPNVPRMVDADEPPMATEEETLVPPEKFGVKLMSMAFLVGEDDPVIWRGPMVHKVITQLTEDVEWGHLDYLVVDLPPGTGDTQLTMLQTMPVTGAVIVTTPQDVALDDARKGLQMFARHDTVVLGIAENMATFVCPDCGSEHDIFGSGGGEAFADAHDLPFLGSIPLDPSVREGGDEGEPTVLDEGNETGEAFRELTANVANNTGVVHRRDASGSVEQRTPPAEPDER, from the coding sequence ATGGACGAAGCCGCCGTTCGTGACCGGTTGCGGACCGTCGAAGATCCCGACCTCGGCGACGACATCGTCTCGCTCGGACTCGTCAACGATATCTCCGTCGACGACGGGGACGTCACGATCGACCTCGCACTCGGTGCACCGTACTCGCCGACGGAGACGGCGATCGCTGGCGAGGTTCGTGACGCCCTCGCCGAGGATGGAATCGAACCGGAGCTCTCCGCGACTATTCCGGACAGAGACGACGCGCCGGCCGAGGAGTCGGTGTTGCCGAACGTCAAGAACGTCATCGCCGTCGCGTCCGGCAAAGGCGGCGTCGGCAAGTCGACCGTCGCCGTCAATCTCGCCGCCGGGCTCTCGCAACTCGGTGCTCGAGTCGGGCTGTTCGACGCAGACGTCTACGGACCGAACGTGCCACGGATGGTCGACGCTGACGAACCACCGATGGCGACCGAAGAGGAGACCCTGGTTCCACCGGAGAAGTTCGGCGTGAAGCTGATGAGCATGGCCTTCCTCGTCGGCGAGGACGACCCCGTCATCTGGCGCGGACCGATGGTCCACAAGGTCATCACGCAGCTCACCGAGGACGTCGAGTGGGGCCACCTCGACTACCTCGTTGTCGACCTGCCGCCGGGGACCGGCGACACGCAGCTGACGATGCTCCAGACGATGCCCGTCACCGGCGCGGTGATCGTCACGACACCCCAGGACGTCGCGCTCGACGACGCCCGGAAGGGGCTGCAGATGTTCGCCCGCCACGACACCGTCGTGCTTGGAATCGCCGAGAACATGGCGACGTTCGTCTGTCCCGACTGCGGGAGCGAACACGACATCTTCGGCTCCGGCGGCGGCGAGGCGTTCGCCGACGCCCACGACCTGCCTTTCCTCGGCTCGATTCCTCTCGATCCGAGCGTCCGCGAGGGCGGCGACGAGGGCGAACCGACCGTCCTCGACGAGGGGAACGAGACCGGCGAGGCGTTCCGCGAACTGACCGCGAACGTCGCGAACAACACCGGCGTCGTCCACCGTCGGGACGCCTCCGGATCGGTCGAGCAGCGGACGCCGCCCGCCGAGCCCGACGAACGATGA
- a CDS encoding DUF555 domain-containing protein: protein MSNYLVAMEAAWLVRDVEEIDDAIGVAVSEAGKRLNNEGLEYVEVEVGATGCPACGEPFDSAFIAAETALVGLALEMEVFNADSEEHASRIAKSEVGGALRDVPLSVVEVVEIPEED from the coding sequence ATGAGCAACTATCTCGTCGCGATGGAAGCCGCGTGGCTGGTCCGTGACGTCGAAGAGATCGACGACGCGATCGGCGTCGCGGTCAGCGAAGCCGGCAAACGACTCAACAACGAGGGACTCGAGTACGTCGAGGTCGAGGTCGGCGCGACCGGCTGTCCCGCCTGCGGAGAACCGTTCGACTCGGCGTTTATCGCGGCCGAGACCGCCCTCGTCGGGCTCGCACTCGAGATGGAGGTCTTCAACGCCGACAGCGAGGAACACGCCTCCCGCATCGCAAAGAGCGAAGTCGGCGGCGCGCTCCGGGACGTCCCCCTCTCGGTCGTCGAAGTCGTCGAGATTCCCGAGGAGGACTGA
- a CDS encoding translation initiation factor eIF-2B: MIDETVEEIQEMQTHSSSVVAVKATRALEDLLDREFATVEEYVRALERNGTVLRRANPSHASLQNAVRDVVETVSAADCESVDEAKELTAERIDEVVARVESGKRRAAENAVEHLEDGATLLTHDYSSTVLEALSLATDAGKTFEVYVTEARPRYIGRKTARTLAEMDGVDVTLITDSASGHYLADCDRVVVGMDCIVEETLYNRVGTFPIATTAAELDVPVTVFGSAAKLITEGFVFENEFRPGSEVLPEPAEGFDVENPAYDATPVSLLESVITDEGRQTF; encoded by the coding sequence ATGATCGACGAGACTGTCGAGGAGATCCAGGAGATGCAGACACACAGCTCCTCGGTGGTCGCCGTGAAGGCGACCCGCGCCCTCGAGGACCTGCTGGACCGGGAGTTCGCGACGGTCGAGGAGTACGTCCGGGCGCTCGAGCGCAACGGGACGGTGCTCAGGCGGGCCAACCCCTCCCACGCCTCGCTCCAGAATGCCGTTCGCGACGTGGTCGAGACGGTGTCGGCGGCCGACTGCGAGAGTGTCGATGAGGCCAAGGAGTTGACCGCAGAGCGGATCGACGAGGTCGTCGCCCGCGTCGAGTCCGGAAAGCGCCGGGCGGCCGAGAACGCGGTCGAGCACCTCGAAGACGGCGCGACGTTGCTCACCCACGACTACTCCTCGACGGTCCTGGAGGCGCTGTCGCTCGCGACCGACGCGGGGAAGACCTTCGAGGTTTACGTCACGGAGGCCAGACCGCGGTACATCGGGCGCAAGACTGCACGGACGCTCGCCGAGATGGACGGCGTCGACGTCACGCTGATCACCGACAGCGCCAGCGGCCACTACCTCGCCGACTGCGACCGGGTCGTCGTCGGCATGGACTGTATCGTCGAGGAGACGCTGTACAACCGGGTCGGCACCTTCCCGATCGCGACCACGGCGGCCGAACTCGACGTCCCCGTCACCGTCTTCGGCTCCGCTGCCAAGCTCATCACCGAGGGGTTCGTCTTCGAGAACGAGTTTCGACCGGGCAGCGAGGTGCTGCCCGAGCCGGCAGAGGGGTTCGACGTCGAAAATCCCGCCTACGACGCGACGCCAGTGTCCCTGCTCGAGAGCGTGATCACCGACGAGGGCCGACAGACGTTCTGA
- a CDS encoding uracil-DNA glycosylase, with the protein MDADQQTWANPFGMDEECRNCPALCETRTQVVHGYGDVGADFLFVGERPSASADEAGVPFVDEGETTLRRLLERLGLCAVDSDPERPDLENVYLTNLTRCRDPERPPTNDEIGNCEPFLNAEIRMINPEIIVPVGQRALREIGTEYTTTPADDLDVETHHGESIRGRGFELVPMIDPREQTDAQTQTWLEGFAELMASDYRQTKGRRER; encoded by the coding sequence GTGGACGCAGACCAGCAGACCTGGGCGAACCCGTTCGGCATGGACGAGGAGTGTCGGAACTGTCCGGCACTCTGTGAGACGCGCACGCAGGTCGTCCACGGCTACGGCGACGTCGGGGCCGACTTCCTGTTCGTGGGCGAGCGGCCGAGTGCCAGTGCGGACGAGGCCGGCGTTCCGTTCGTCGACGAGGGCGAGACGACGCTCCGGCGACTCCTCGAGCGCCTCGGCCTGTGTGCGGTCGACTCCGACCCGGAGCGGCCCGACCTCGAGAACGTCTACCTGACGAATCTGACGCGGTGTCGCGATCCGGAACGGCCGCCGACCAACGACGAGATCGGCAACTGCGAGCCGTTCCTGAACGCCGAGATACGGATGATAAATCCCGAGATCATCGTCCCCGTCGGGCAGCGTGCCCTCCGTGAGATCGGGACGGAGTACACGACCACGCCCGCGGACGATCTGGACGTCGAGACACACCACGGCGAGTCGATCCGCGGACGGGGATTCGAGCTCGTCCCGATGATCGACCCACGCGAGCAGACAGACGCACAGACCCAGACATGGCTCGAGGGATTCGCGGAGCTGATGGCGTCGGACTACCGCCAGACGAAGGGTCGACGCGAGCGGTGA
- a CDS encoding TIGR00341 family protein yields MRLVQLFVPRGDRGRVLEVLEAEDLDYAVTEEVGTGEFEVIVSIPIPPAGVEPLLSQFQDAGISEDSYAVVVAAEAVVSRRAGDLTRRFVDDRISREELQSRANELAPTALTYFSLLVLSTVIATAGLLLDSAATIIGAMVVAPLMGPALSASVGLVVDDDELTSRGVVFQIAGLLVAVATAAVVGATLRGTILLPPGFDPTTVPQIYERITPSLLALVLALGSGAAGVISLTRNVGSVLVGVAIAVALVPPAATVGLGIAWWHPAVVVTAGTLVLVNLLSINLTALILLWLSGYRPQRTERVDRAYGRLQSRVAAILVAIVVLSVVLGGVTYALYQTEAVEHDVQVELEAMNDDPVYDDLRFQEVSVEYELVDVYTGGQPAVTVLVERPPGEEEPPDFADDVRERLETATGHDLELTVELVDTQHSE; encoded by the coding sequence ATGCGCCTCGTCCAGTTGTTCGTCCCGCGTGGCGACCGCGGGCGCGTCCTCGAGGTCCTCGAAGCGGAGGACCTCGACTACGCCGTCACGGAGGAAGTCGGTACCGGCGAGTTCGAAGTGATCGTCTCGATTCCAATTCCGCCGGCCGGCGTCGAACCCCTGCTCTCGCAGTTCCAGGACGCTGGGATCAGCGAAGACTCGTACGCAGTCGTCGTGGCCGCGGAAGCGGTCGTCTCCCGACGAGCCGGCGACCTGACTCGTCGATTCGTCGACGACAGGATCTCGCGAGAGGAACTCCAGTCACGCGCGAACGAACTCGCGCCGACCGCTCTGACGTACTTCTCTTTGCTCGTGTTGAGTACGGTGATCGCGACCGCCGGCCTGTTGCTCGACTCGGCGGCGACGATCATCGGTGCGATGGTCGTCGCACCGCTTATGGGACCCGCGCTCTCGGCGAGCGTCGGCCTCGTCGTCGACGACGACGAACTCACGTCTCGTGGGGTCGTCTTCCAGATCGCCGGACTGCTCGTCGCCGTGGCGACGGCCGCAGTCGTCGGCGCGACGTTGCGCGGAACGATCCTCCTCCCGCCGGGGTTCGACCCGACGACGGTCCCGCAGATTTACGAGCGGATCACACCGAGTCTCCTCGCGCTGGTACTCGCGCTCGGCTCCGGCGCGGCCGGCGTGATCAGCCTCACGCGAAACGTCGGCTCGGTGCTCGTCGGCGTCGCCATCGCCGTCGCGCTCGTCCCGCCCGCCGCGACGGTCGGCCTCGGAATCGCCTGGTGGCACCCCGCGGTCGTCGTCACTGCGGGCACCCTCGTCCTCGTCAACCTGCTCTCTATCAACCTCACCGCGTTGATCTTGCTGTGGCTCTCCGGCTATCGACCCCAGCGAACGGAGCGAGTCGATCGCGCCTACGGACGGCTCCAGTCTCGAGTGGCAGCCATCCTCGTCGCGATCGTCGTGCTCTCGGTCGTCCTCGGCGGTGTTACGTACGCCCTCTACCAGACCGAAGCGGTCGAACACGACGTGCAGGTCGAACTCGAGGCGATGAACGACGACCCGGTCTACGACGACCTGCGATTCCAGGAGGTGTCCGTCGAGTACGAACTCGTCGACGTCTACACCGGCGGGCAGCCGGCGGTGACGGTCCTCGTCGAACGACCGCCCGGCGAGGAGGAACCGCCCGACTTCGCCGACGACGTCAGGGAGCGACTCGAGACGGCGACCGGTCACGACCTCGAACTCACCGTCGAACTCGTCGACACCCAGCACAGCGAGTGA
- the mch gene encoding 2-methylfumaryl-CoA hydratase codes for MTDWTDPETFAQALEQVETKEKGNCFEDFEESQIIEHEPGLTLTRHGNEAWMSQTLNHDPAYWRQDVAEARDFEEPPVHPDYLTAATLGITVEDLSEKGGYFLGRTDVRFPTDAVYTGTELHVESEVVNRASSSSRPNYGIVSWRTRGKDAETGEVLCSYERTNMIPRRQPLETDGGAVENPEEDEPGLPSEFVTPEGGYFEDFLEALEEAEGRDAAVAYRHERGRTQDDVTVAYLPLSTLNTAKQHHNVDVMADSPSGDIVTYGDVTRSTALGHARSDEETYREVGFDDEKFHTFVTPGDTVYAFTRVLDAENDGDVAGTVRFEHIAFNQNDEPVYSGTRTAAIRKRGE; via the coding sequence ATGACTGACTGGACTGACCCCGAGACGTTCGCACAGGCACTCGAACAGGTCGAGACCAAAGAGAAGGGCAACTGCTTCGAGGACTTCGAAGAGAGCCAGATCATCGAACACGAACCCGGCCTCACGCTGACTCGCCACGGCAACGAGGCGTGGATGAGCCAGACGCTCAACCACGACCCCGCCTACTGGCGGCAAGACGTCGCCGAAGCCCGGGACTTCGAGGAACCGCCGGTCCACCCGGACTATCTCACGGCCGCCACCCTCGGCATCACCGTCGAGGACCTGAGCGAGAAAGGCGGCTACTTCCTCGGCCGAACCGACGTCCGGTTCCCGACCGACGCGGTGTACACGGGAACCGAACTCCACGTCGAAAGCGAAGTCGTCAACAGGGCCTCCTCGAGTTCTCGCCCCAACTACGGCATCGTCTCCTGGCGCACCCGCGGGAAAGACGCCGAGACGGGCGAGGTACTCTGCTCGTACGAGCGCACGAACATGATCCCGCGACGCCAGCCCCTCGAGACGGACGGGGGCGCGGTCGAAAATCCAGAAGAAGACGAACCCGGCCTCCCCAGTGAGTTCGTCACGCCCGAGGGCGGCTACTTCGAGGACTTCCTCGAGGCGCTCGAGGAAGCCGAGGGCCGCGACGCCGCGGTCGCCTACCGTCACGAACGCGGACGGACCCAGGACGACGTCACTGTCGCCTACCTGCCGCTCTCGACGCTGAACACGGCCAAACAGCACCACAACGTCGACGTCATGGCTGACTCGCCCTCGGGCGACATCGTCACCTACGGCGACGTGACCCGCTCGACCGCGCTCGGCCACGCCCGCTCGGACGAGGAGACCTACCGCGAGGTCGGCTTCGACGACGAGAAGTTCCACACCTTCGTCACGCCCGGCGACACTGTCTACGCCTTCACGCGCGTCCTCGACGCCGAGAACGATGGCGACGTCGCCGGCACCGTCCGCTTCGAGCACATCGCGTTCAACCAGAACGACGAACCCGTCTACTCCGGCACCCGGACGGCGGCGATCCGAAAGCGAGGCGAATAG
- a CDS encoding ThuA domain-containing protein has translation MVAVTIWNEYRHEREDDDVAAVYPDGIHATLADALEPNHDVETATLDEPEHGLTADTLESTDVLLWWGHEAHDEVDGAVVDRVHERVLEGMGLIVLHSGHYSKIFKRLMGTSCSLQWREDEGTERLWVVDPGHPIADGVGEYVELPETEMYGEPFDVPEPDRLVFTSWFEGGEVFRSGCCYRRGSGRIFYFRPGHETYPIYEHEEIRRILDNAVEWAAPTEGAPRTFGHRDRDRD, from the coding sequence ATGGTCGCAGTGACGATCTGGAACGAGTACCGACACGAACGCGAGGACGACGACGTCGCCGCCGTCTACCCGGACGGCATCCACGCGACACTCGCCGACGCACTCGAGCCGAACCACGACGTGGAGACGGCAACGCTCGACGAACCGGAGCACGGTCTCACTGCCGACACCCTCGAGTCGACCGACGTTCTGCTGTGGTGGGGCCACGAGGCCCACGACGAGGTCGACGGCGCGGTCGTCGACCGCGTCCACGAGCGGGTACTCGAGGGGATGGGACTGATCGTCCTCCACTCGGGGCACTACTCGAAAATCTTCAAGCGGCTCATGGGGACGAGCTGTAGCCTGCAGTGGCGCGAGGACGAGGGGACGGAACGACTGTGGGTCGTCGACCCCGGCCACCCGATCGCAGACGGCGTCGGCGAGTACGTCGAACTCCCCGAGACGGAGATGTACGGCGAGCCGTTCGACGTCCCCGAGCCCGACCGGCTGGTGTTTACGAGCTGGTTCGAGGGCGGCGAGGTGTTCCGCAGCGGCTGTTGTTACCGCCGCGGGAGCGGCCGGATCTTCTACTTCCGGCCGGGCCACGAGACGTACCCGATCTACGAGCACGAGGAGATTCGCCGCATACTCGACAACGCCGTCGAGTGGGCCGCGCCGACCGAGGGGGCACCCAGGACGTTCGGCCACCGGGATCGGGACAGGGACTGA
- a CDS encoding NAD(P)/FAD-dependent oxidoreductase, whose translation MSDTDVIVVGGGPAGLSTALFTAKNGLETTVFDTDETWMHKAHLFNYLGVGSIGGSEFMATARQQVDAFGVDRHQGEQVTGVASSDGGFVVETEDGDYDARYVIFATGANRELATDLGCETDDDGVVEVDLDMETSVDDAYATGAMVRPEKWEATIAVGDGAAAALDVLSKERGERYHDFDVPADAERVFGGLGDE comes from the coding sequence ATGAGTGACACCGACGTAATCGTCGTCGGCGGTGGTCCCGCCGGACTGAGTACAGCACTGTTTACCGCGAAAAACGGCCTCGAGACGACAGTCTTCGACACCGACGAGACGTGGATGCACAAGGCACACCTGTTCAACTACCTCGGCGTCGGTTCGATCGGCGGCAGCGAGTTCATGGCGACGGCACGCCAGCAGGTCGACGCGTTCGGCGTCGACCGCCACCAGGGCGAACAGGTCACCGGCGTCGCGTCGTCCGACGGCGGGTTCGTCGTCGAGACCGAGGACGGCGACTACGACGCGCGGTACGTGATCTTCGCGACGGGGGCGAACCGCGAACTCGCCACCGACCTCGGCTGTGAGACGGACGACGACGGCGTCGTCGAGGTCGATCTGGACATGGAGACGAGCGTCGACGACGCCTACGCGACGGGTGCGATGGTGCGTCCCGAGAAGTGGGAAGCGACGATCGCCGTCGGCGACGGTGCCGCAGCCGCCCTCGACGTCCTCTCGAAGGAACGTGGCGAACGCTACCACGACTTCGACGTGCCAGCCGACGCCGAACGCGTCTTCGGCGGACTGGGGGACGAGTAA
- a CDS encoding Gfo/Idh/MocA family protein has product MSSGIGIGVVGLGGMGQHHAAALRDLGADIVAGADIVPEQRRRFADEFGAATYEDHEALVADDAVDAVVVTTPNRFHEPITVAALEAGRDVLVEKPLAHTLESAERIADAAADADGFCMVGFHNRHAASAAMLAEQKRRGRFGEVTHVEANYVRRRGVPGPGSWFTNPDLAGGGALIDIGVHALDLALYVLDFPEIEEVTGVTRTTFGEREEYADPDDFGANWDAEAETYEVDDSVTAFIRSTDGKTITLEAAWASNREPTSEFAVRGTEAGAQFDIGSTDLSILEAGTAGADHYADVELTGDPSVTGHEEQDAVFLEAIAAGEAPSTNTIEEALTVQRVIDAIYRSSETGRTQRLDDLERERESAPTPKVK; this is encoded by the coding sequence ATGAGTTCGGGGATCGGTATCGGCGTCGTCGGGCTGGGGGGAATGGGACAACACCACGCCGCGGCGCTGCGCGACCTCGGTGCCGACATCGTCGCTGGCGCGGACATCGTCCCGGAGCAGCGCCGTCGCTTCGCAGACGAGTTCGGCGCGGCGACCTACGAGGACCACGAGGCGCTCGTCGCCGACGACGCGGTCGACGCCGTCGTCGTCACGACGCCGAACCGGTTCCACGAACCGATCACCGTGGCCGCACTCGAGGCGGGCCGCGACGTCCTCGTCGAGAAACCGCTCGCACATACCTTAGAGAGCGCAGAGCGGATCGCCGACGCGGCGGCCGACGCCGACGGCTTCTGTATGGTCGGCTTTCACAATCGCCACGCCGCCTCGGCGGCCATGCTCGCAGAGCAGAAACGCCGCGGGCGCTTCGGCGAGGTGACCCACGTCGAGGCGAACTACGTCCGCCGACGCGGCGTCCCTGGCCCCGGGTCGTGGTTCACGAATCCCGACCTCGCCGGCGGCGGCGCGCTGATCGACATCGGCGTCCACGCGCTCGACCTCGCCCTCTACGTGCTCGACTTCCCAGAGATCGAGGAAGTCACTGGCGTCACACGAACCACGTTCGGCGAACGCGAGGAGTACGCCGACCCCGACGACTTCGGTGCGAACTGGGACGCCGAGGCGGAGACCTACGAGGTCGACGACTCCGTCACGGCGTTCATCCGCTCTACCGACGGCAAGACGATTACCCTCGAGGCCGCGTGGGCCAGCAACCGCGAACCGACGTCGGAGTTCGCCGTCCGTGGGACCGAGGCCGGCGCGCAGTTCGACATCGGGAGCACCGATCTCTCGATTCTCGAGGCTGGAACTGCGGGGGCAGACCACTACGCCGACGTCGAACTGACCGGCGACCCTTCGGTCACTGGACACGAAGAACAGGACGCGGTCTTCCTCGAGGCTATCGCCGCTGGCGAGGCCCCGTCGACGAACACTATCGAGGAGGCGCTGACCGTCCAGCGGGTCATCGACGCGATCTACCGCTCGAGCGAGACGGGGCGAACCCAGCGACTCGACGACCTCGAGCGCGAACGCGAGAGCGCGCCGACGCCGAAAGTCAAGTAG
- the citE gene encoding L-malyl-CoA/beta-methylmalyl-CoA lyase, which produces MSDVRLCRTFQTAPAAVPKDDTAKYLRSGLEAEGFQAPDWLVPDMEDGTAPDMKEQGLENTIDFVPEYDFPGEIWPRVEWSYEDESFRERGRDQIDRLVAEIGDEIDGVVVPKVGRLEDVERAAAAVADAEAEHGHADGSIGLSVIIETGRAKSDLREIAKFGEDSRLTALVFGPVDYAAELGGRDFGDGMPRWDGLLEELSNEASAGDLLSIGGPFDDLFKERAGLTYYNADAYADQVEHEASLGLDGSWSLYPKQTIQANTIHMPTPEELERDVSKIERFNAAKREGTGAVTLDGQMVDEATFKNFRNTVQQVRTIHETRPAQTEERYDEDLLERALELELSYE; this is translated from the coding sequence ATGAGCGACGTGAGACTCTGCCGAACCTTCCAGACCGCACCGGCCGCCGTCCCGAAAGACGACACGGCGAAGTACCTCCGCTCCGGCCTCGAGGCCGAGGGCTTCCAGGCTCCAGACTGGCTCGTGCCCGACATGGAAGACGGCACGGCCCCGGACATGAAAGAGCAGGGACTCGAGAACACGATCGACTTCGTTCCCGAGTACGACTTCCCGGGCGAGATCTGGCCCCGCGTCGAGTGGAGCTACGAGGACGAGTCGTTCCGCGAGCGCGGTCGCGACCAGATCGACCGCCTCGTCGCGGAGATCGGCGACGAGATCGACGGCGTCGTCGTCCCCAAGGTGGGCCGACTCGAGGACGTCGAACGCGCGGCCGCCGCGGTCGCCGACGCCGAGGCCGAACACGGCCACGCGGACGGCTCGATCGGCCTCTCGGTCATCATCGAGACCGGCCGGGCGAAGTCCGACCTGCGCGAGATCGCGAAGTTCGGCGAGGACTCCCGGCTCACCGCGCTCGTCTTCGGTCCCGTCGACTACGCGGCCGAACTCGGCGGTCGTGACTTCGGCGACGGCATGCCCCGCTGGGACGGCCTGCTCGAGGAACTCTCGAACGAGGCCAGCGCGGGCGACCTGCTCTCGATCGGCGGTCCGTTCGACGACCTGTTCAAAGAGCGCGCCGGCCTCACCTACTACAACGCCGACGCCTACGCCGACCAGGTCGAACACGAGGCGAGCCTGGGACTCGACGGTTCCTGGTCGCTGTACCCCAAACAGACGATCCAGGCCAACACGATCCACATGCCCACGCCCGAGGAACTCGAGCGCGACGTCAGCAAGATCGAGCGCTTCAACGCGGCCAAACGCGAGGGGACGGGTGCCGTGACCCTCGACGGCCAGATGGTCGACGAGGCCACGTTCAAGAACTTCCGCAACACCGTCCAGCAGGTTCGGACGATCCACGAGACCCGTCCCGCACAGACCGAAGAACGCTACGACGAGGACCTGCTCGAGCGGGCGCTCGAACTCGAACTCTCCTACGAGTAA
- the psmB gene encoding archaeal proteasome endopeptidase complex subunit beta: protein MRTPMHDSDFSRTADQLADSANPYEPEIGSLPQNDLSRADLENVNKTGTTTIGITTADGVVIATDMRASLGGRFVSNKNVQKVEQIHPTAALTLVGSVGGAQSFISSLRAEVNLYEARRGEKMSMEALSTLAGNFARGGPFFAIHPILGGVDEEGSHVFSIDPAGGVMEDDYTVTGSGMQLAYGLLEQEYEDDLSNEEAMTIAARGIKSAAERDTGSGNGVFLCEITDEGVDIHGHNEFEEVI from the coding sequence ATGCGAACGCCTATGCACGACTCCGACTTCTCCCGCACGGCCGATCAGCTGGCGGACAGTGCCAACCCCTACGAGCCGGAAATCGGTTCGCTCCCCCAGAACGACCTGTCGCGGGCGGACCTCGAGAACGTCAACAAGACGGGAACCACGACGATCGGCATCACGACCGCCGATGGCGTCGTCATCGCGACGGACATGCGCGCGAGCCTCGGCGGCCGCTTCGTCTCGAACAAGAACGTCCAGAAGGTCGAGCAGATCCACCCGACCGCCGCGCTCACGCTGGTCGGCAGCGTCGGCGGCGCGCAGTCGTTCATCTCGAGTCTCCGCGCCGAGGTCAACCTCTACGAGGCCCGTCGTGGCGAGAAGATGAGCATGGAGGCGCTCTCGACGCTCGCGGGCAACTTCGCACGCGGCGGCCCGTTCTTCGCCATCCACCCCATCCTGGGCGGCGTCGACGAAGAGGGCAGCCACGTCTTCAGCATCGACCCCGCCGGCGGCGTCATGGAGGACGACTACACCGTCACCGGCAGCGGGATGCAACTCGCCTACGGCCTGCTCGAGCAGGAGTACGAGGACGATCTCTCGAACGAGGAGGCGATGACGATCGCGGCTCGCGGCATCAAGTCCGCCGCCGAACGTGACACGGGCTCCGGCAACGGCGTCTTCCTCTGTGAAATCACCGACGAGGGCGTCGACATCCACGGCCACAACGAGTTCGAGGAAGTCATCTAG